One stretch of Chryseobacterium fluminis DNA includes these proteins:
- a CDS encoding AAA family ATPase: MLIKFSIENFSSFNDRQNFSLLPGKGTLKGEHKTKKVKGISVLKTSVLFGANASGKSNLIKAIEFGKRLVLRGTKSDSIIEYQKFRLDKNSNDKDSRIEYVIQHNGKNYAYGFVFDSITIKEEWLFEITLKNEIKIFERNIENNQIYDLSNILRKIKSEEEKQFLKFIAKGTPNNQLFLNEIRTRKVKENVSEIEDLLNVIDWFQNSLKVIFPDDKYNEGLKFELNQDEELLTTFEQFLKYFDTGINGVCLEKIDFESVDIPRSILNKIKEDLLSKKSENLRASILSNRNTTYFLSVKDSDLVVEKFMTKHPVKGQDELEKFDTSDESDGTNRIMDFIPLLMDLLKGDNVFIIDEMERSLHPNLMYDLIDLFISKATNINSQLIIASHESSLLTQKLLRKDEVWFVVKDNEGASRLHSLEEYNVRFDKEIRKDYLLGRFKAIPRIGNRNKLTILNHNHL; the protein is encoded by the coding sequence ATGTTAATAAAGTTTTCTATTGAGAATTTTTCGTCCTTTAATGATAGACAGAATTTCTCATTACTACCTGGGAAAGGAACTTTAAAAGGAGAACATAAAACCAAAAAAGTTAAAGGAATTTCTGTCTTGAAAACCTCTGTATTATTTGGCGCAAATGCTTCTGGCAAATCAAACCTCATTAAAGCTATAGAATTTGGAAAGAGATTGGTCTTACGAGGGACAAAATCTGACTCTATAATCGAATATCAAAAATTTAGATTAGACAAAAACTCCAATGATAAAGATTCAAGAATTGAATATGTGATTCAACACAATGGTAAAAATTATGCTTACGGTTTTGTATTTGATTCTATTACTATAAAGGAAGAATGGTTATTTGAAATTACTTTGAAAAATGAGATAAAAATTTTTGAAAGAAATATAGAGAATAACCAGATTTATGATTTAAGCAACATTTTAAGAAAAATAAAATCTGAAGAAGAGAAACAATTTTTAAAATTCATAGCCAAAGGCACACCTAATAATCAATTGTTTTTAAATGAAATCAGAACTAGAAAAGTTAAAGAAAATGTTTCAGAGATTGAAGATTTATTAAATGTCATAGATTGGTTCCAAAATTCTCTAAAAGTAATTTTTCCAGATGACAAATATAATGAAGGCCTAAAATTCGAATTAAACCAAGACGAAGAATTACTAACAACTTTTGAGCAGTTCTTAAAATATTTTGATACAGGAATTAATGGTGTGTGTCTTGAGAAGATTGATTTTGAAAGTGTTGATATACCAAGGTCTATTTTAAATAAAATTAAAGAAGATCTTTTAAGTAAGAAGTCTGAAAATTTAAGAGCTTCAATTCTATCTAACAGAAATACGACATATTTCCTATCTGTTAAGGATAGTGATTTAGTAGTAGAAAAATTTATGACAAAACATCCTGTCAAGGGGCAAGACGAATTAGAAAAGTTTGACACAAGTGATGAATCTGATGGAACTAATAGAATCATGGATTTCATACCTCTGTTGATGGATTTATTAAAAGGTGACAACGTATTTATCATTGATGAAATGGAAAGAAGTTTACACCCAAACTTAATGTACGATTTAATCGACCTTTTCATTTCAAAAGCTACAAATATAAATAGTCAACTCATTATAGCGAGTCACGAGTCTTCTTTATTGACCCAAAAATTGCTGCGCAAAGATGAAGTTTGGTTTGTAGTGAAAGACAATGAAGGAGCAAGCAGACTACATTCACTTGAAGAGTATAACGTTCGATTTGACAAAGAAATTAGGAAAGACTATTTATTAGGACGATTTAAAGCAATACCTCGAATAGGAAATCGAAACAAACTTACAATTTTAAACCACAATCATTTGTAA
- a CDS encoding RloB family protein, translating into MPREREDLFRESNSLEKEKIIVLAFEGNDTEEIYFEEFKNSELFDEALIFLHLLKRPKTDTNSAPNHVFRKLKKEAKDEYNFKDTDELWMIIDTDKWKSIPDIISECEKQSNMYVAVSNPCFEFWLLLHIKDLTEYSDDEQKLILKNARISNKKNYVDSKITEILGSYNKSNPKPELFLPNVDFAIQQAKALDADNSTYPKLLGSHVYKVIEKLKKP; encoded by the coding sequence ATGCCAAGAGAAAGAGAGGACTTATTTCGAGAAAGCAATTCTTTAGAAAAAGAAAAAATCATTGTATTAGCTTTTGAAGGTAATGATACAGAAGAAATATACTTTGAGGAATTTAAAAATTCAGAATTATTTGATGAAGCTTTAATATTTCTACATCTTTTAAAGAGACCGAAAACAGATACTAACAGCGCACCTAATCACGTCTTTAGAAAATTAAAAAAAGAAGCAAAGGACGAATATAATTTTAAAGACACTGATGAGCTGTGGATGATAATAGACACTGATAAATGGAAAAGTATTCCTGATATTATTTCTGAATGTGAAAAGCAGTCAAACATGTATGTAGCAGTAAGTAATCCTTGTTTCGAGTTTTGGCTGTTACTTCATATTAAAGATTTGACAGAATATAGTGACGATGAGCAAAAATTAATTTTGAAAAATGCCCGAATAAGCAATAAGAAAAATTACGTTGATTCTAAAATTACAGAAATTTTAGGTTCTTATAATAAAAGCAACCCTAAACCAGAACTATTTCTTCCCAATGTAGATTTTGCAATTCAACAAGCAAAAGCACTAGATGCAGATAATAGTACATATCCTAAATTACTAGGATCACACGTTTATAAAGTAATTGAAAAGCTTAAAAAACCATAG
- a CDS encoding IS5 family transposase — protein MPLNKKKSYPLYQVLSKDTIELEIAPYIPIGKRGFKSKAPICEIINCILYKLKTGIQWYLLPVLQLFSKEVLHYKTVFGYYRQWCKAGIWRACWSGILQNNKSMIDLSSADVDGSHTPALRGGEAVGYQGRKKRKTTNALYLSDRNGLPLAMSIPVCGNHNDLFNIEKHFTEMTNFLQESGISLDGLFVNFDAGFDAENLRLRASELGIIANIAHNKRNSNTDNDHYFDHQLYKERYAIERTNAWLDSFRSVLNRFDTTITSWIGFNYLAFIVIACKKMMKKSR, from the coding sequence GTGCCGCTAAACAAAAAAAAATCCTATCCCTTGTACCAAGTACTAAGCAAAGATACAATAGAATTAGAAATTGCACCTTATATTCCAATTGGAAAAAGAGGTTTCAAATCAAAAGCACCTATTTGTGAGATTATTAACTGTATTTTATATAAACTTAAAACAGGCATTCAATGGTATCTTTTACCTGTTTTACAATTGTTCAGTAAAGAAGTTCTACATTATAAGACAGTTTTCGGCTACTACCGTCAATGGTGTAAAGCCGGAATATGGAGAGCCTGCTGGAGTGGTATTTTACAAAACAATAAATCAATGATCGATTTGTCCAGCGCAGATGTAGACGGCAGCCACACTCCGGCGTTAAGGGGAGGTGAAGCCGTTGGATATCAGGGTAGGAAAAAGCGTAAAACAACTAATGCCCTTTATTTGTCGGATCGAAATGGCTTGCCACTGGCCATGTCGATCCCTGTGTGTGGAAATCATAACGATTTGTTTAATATTGAAAAACATTTTACAGAAATGACCAATTTTTTACAGGAGTCGGGTATCTCATTGGATGGTCTTTTTGTGAATTTTGATGCCGGATTTGATGCGGAGAATCTACGTTTAAGAGCGTCAGAATTGGGGATAATAGCCAATATTGCTCATAATAAAAGAAACTCTAATACAGATAATGACCATTATTTTGATCATCAACTATACAAAGAGCGATACGCCATAGAAAGAACAAATGCCTGGCTGGATAGTTTCAGATCGGTGCTCAACAGGTTTGATACCACCATTACCAGCTGGATAGGATTTAATTATTTAGCTTTTATTGTTATTGCCTGTAAAAAGATGATGAAAAAGTCGAGATGA
- a CDS encoding helix-turn-helix domain-containing protein: MEQKVHQGRNVKRFREMLGIKQEALAFDLGDDWNQKKISLLEQKEIIEDPLLKRISEVLKIPVEAIQNFDEEQAINIISNTFDNCQQPASVFYNSTVNQIDQFVKLHEEKIALYERMLKEKDEMMDRLEKLINK, translated from the coding sequence ATGGAACAGAAAGTACATCAGGGAAGAAATGTAAAACGCTTTAGAGAGATGCTAGGGATAAAGCAGGAAGCTTTAGCTTTTGACTTGGGTGATGATTGGAATCAAAAGAAAATTTCTTTGCTTGAACAGAAGGAAATAATAGAAGATCCTTTGCTAAAAAGGATTTCCGAAGTATTGAAAATTCCGGTAGAAGCGATTCAAAACTTTGATGAAGAACAAGCAATTAATATCATTTCAAATACATTTGATAATTGTCAACAACCTGCGTCTGTATTTTACAATTCCACGGTAAATCAAATCGACCAATTTGTGAAACTTCACGAAGAAAAGATTGCTTTGTACGAAAGGATGTTGAAAGAAAAAGATGAAATGATGGATCGACTTGAAAAGCTTATTAATAAATAA
- a CDS encoding relaxase/mobilization nuclease domain-containing protein, which produces MNNSATTRTITKIALEYNGNDKGTAEMISSNCLLSSNPEGQYLEMKTVADRNPKVNKWALTGYISQPDEIGRKLKDEEFLEIAVKALEKIGVTNKNQYRLDIHNSTKHKHIHFIVNRINISGKCTVKAHDIGKRFGEAVREVCKEKGLLTDIEIGIQKKAEILKNLTEVIRSEDNFEDLILGMKKRGFEIQLSSNVKDGISGMRIVMEKDKNFQTERIYKAGYKLSEISNQLKISEIKSLFEIKKAVKEAQKHGDNFKEFRENLQQKGFSMNIQYKGEIKGGQKNKIQDFWINKIDNSQEKNEFFFRKNVGFSLSSIDSDIGDVLKSLNQNIVKNDASNHLRSETNESLIEIAGGLLGDFLNPTYVSQDEDVLWKKKRKLRR; this is translated from the coding sequence ATGAATAATTCTGCAACCACAAGAACCATTACAAAAATCGCTTTGGAATATAATGGAAATGACAAAGGTACAGCCGAAATGATTTCGTCAAATTGTCTTTTAAGTTCAAATCCGGAAGGTCAGTATTTAGAAATGAAAACAGTAGCCGACCGAAATCCCAAAGTAAATAAATGGGCATTGACGGGCTACATTTCTCAACCGGATGAAATTGGTAGAAAATTGAAGGATGAAGAATTTTTAGAAATCGCAGTCAAAGCTTTGGAAAAAATTGGAGTGACAAACAAAAATCAGTACCGATTGGATATTCACAACAGCACAAAGCATAAGCACATTCATTTTATCGTGAACAGGATTAATATTTCGGGGAAATGTACCGTGAAAGCACACGATATCGGAAAGAGATTTGGTGAAGCTGTCAGAGAAGTCTGCAAAGAAAAAGGATTATTGACTGATATAGAGATTGGAATTCAGAAAAAAGCTGAGATACTAAAAAACTTAACCGAAGTTATTAGGTCAGAAGATAATTTTGAGGATCTGATCTTGGGAATGAAGAAAAGAGGTTTTGAAATTCAATTGTCCTCAAATGTCAAAGACGGGATTTCGGGAATGCGAATTGTGATGGAAAAAGACAAAAATTTTCAAACTGAAAGGATCTATAAAGCTGGTTACAAATTATCTGAAATCTCAAATCAACTGAAAATTTCTGAAATAAAATCTCTGTTTGAAATAAAAAAAGCGGTTAAGGAAGCACAAAAACACGGTGATAATTTTAAGGAATTTCGGGAAAATCTACAACAAAAAGGATTTTCTATGAACATCCAATACAAAGGAGAAATTAAAGGCGGTCAAAAAAATAAAATTCAAGATTTCTGGATAAATAAAATTGATAATAGTCAAGAGAAAAACGAATTCTTTTTTCGGAAAAATGTAGGGTTCTCTCTGTCGTCAATAGATTCTGATATAGGTGATGTTCTAAAATCATTGAATCAAAATATTGTAAAAAATGATGCGAGTAATCATCTGAGATCAGAAACAAATGAAAGCTTAATAGAAATTGCAGGCGGATTATTAGGTGACTTCCTTAATCCAACCTATGTTTCTCAGGATGAAGATGTGCTCTGGAAAAAGAAGCGAAAATTAAGACGATAA
- a CDS encoding plasmid mobilization protein, with protein sequence MEKDFLQDFIQQAAKENAEKIAREKRKKYFQELGRKGGLKTKENKKLDKVVSIRMTNSEYETLIQKQEKYPLKLSTYIRNVLFEKELKINEFQTDEVLLQYGTHFKKITNLLRNREWNVFENKKEILLKIENLVELIHQYIYSKMQKDE encoded by the coding sequence ATGGAAAAAGACTTTTTACAGGATTTCATACAGCAAGCTGCCAAAGAAAATGCAGAAAAAATTGCTAGGGAAAAGAGAAAAAAATATTTCCAGGAATTAGGTCGGAAAGGTGGATTGAAGACCAAAGAAAATAAAAAGCTGGATAAGGTTGTTTCGATCAGAATGACCAATTCCGAATACGAAACTCTCATTCAAAAACAAGAAAAATATCCGTTAAAATTGTCCACGTATATTCGGAATGTTTTGTTCGAAAAAGAACTCAAAATTAATGAATTTCAAACTGATGAAGTCTTACTTCAATATGGAACTCACTTTAAAAAAATTACCAATCTTTTACGAAATCGTGAATGGAATGTTTTTGAAAACAAGAAAGAGATTTTATTAAAAATTGAAAATTTAGTCGAATTGATTCATCAATATATATATTCAAAAATGCAGAAAGATGAATAA
- a CDS encoding toprim domain-containing protein, whose amino-acid sequence MNCKQFNTIPLEEVLLSLGHLPTKQNEKEAWYLNPFASESQASFKINKSLNKWYLFSEGIGGNNTDFMKKYLNTSVNGVLIWAENQNFSSFQNQNIPDQKFENPSKNYEILDVNEIQHPALLEYLRERKVGTQTQFLNEIHYRMKDKKYFGIGFKNDSNGYEIRNKYSKICLGKKDVSTIKNGSESLRVFEGFFDFISFKNVEIFLEKEPSDYIILNSVSMISNIKNSLENYENIELYFDNDEAGNRAVEMIRNENQNAEDCRVLYSDFKDLNDWLVHKNPTNERQVKLRRR is encoded by the coding sequence ATGAATTGCAAACAATTTAATACAATACCGTTGGAAGAAGTCCTCCTTTCTCTCGGACACCTTCCAACGAAACAAAATGAAAAAGAAGCTTGGTATCTCAACCCCTTTGCCAGCGAATCCCAAGCCTCTTTTAAAATCAATAAAAGTCTAAACAAGTGGTACTTATTCTCAGAAGGAATCGGTGGAAACAATACTGACTTTATGAAGAAGTATCTGAATACTTCAGTAAATGGAGTTTTAATTTGGGCAGAAAACCAGAACTTTTCTTCTTTTCAAAATCAAAATATTCCTGATCAGAAGTTCGAAAACCCGAGTAAAAATTATGAGATACTTGACGTTAATGAAATCCAGCATCCTGCACTTTTGGAATATTTAAGAGAAAGAAAAGTTGGAACCCAAACTCAGTTCTTAAACGAAATTCATTATCGGATGAAAGATAAAAAGTATTTCGGAATTGGTTTTAAGAACGATTCTAATGGTTATGAAATCCGTAATAAATATTCAAAAATTTGTTTGGGCAAAAAAGATGTTTCTACCATAAAAAATGGATCAGAATCGCTCCGAGTGTTTGAGGGGTTTTTCGATTTTATTTCCTTTAAAAATGTAGAGATTTTTTTAGAAAAAGAACCGTCGGATTACATCATTTTGAATTCCGTTTCAATGATTTCTAACATTAAAAACTCACTTGAAAATTATGAAAACATTGAGCTTTATTTTGATAATGATGAAGCCGGAAATCGTGCTGTTGAAATGATTAGAAATGAAAATCAAAACGCAGAAGATTGTCGGGTTTTGTATTCAGATTTTAAAGATTTGAATGATTGGCTGGTTCACAAAAATCCAACAAATGAAAGACAAGTGAAACTTAGGAGAAGGTGA
- a CDS encoding primase-helicase family protein, with the protein MSQKIPYIRVGTTYYKVIEKPLISGDKTSVLVRWNRETIVCDHGKTYVSNVPKFDGFCCIPEHLNYQQIVQGFYNIYNEIPFHPSSETEDLKSKIPFSLNFVAHIFGEQLEMGLDYLKILLQFPTQILPILCLVSKERATGKSTFIKWLREIFGLNMTYIKGDSFGSQFNSDWAAMLLVAIDEVFFDKKEITERLKYLSTTNKDKLEAKGKDREEIDFFAKFILCSNNEENFIQIDENEIRFWILKINPIKMENTEFLNNLISEIPYFLRFLIERPFSTEKKTRMWFSADEIRTKALQKLVFKNNNKLESKIIELLYEFFESNNDEEINVVPQDLLNMMNRMFRPTYWTRNDIRNLLKETWKLNPQNNGLTYIRYDLDFAGIFYQNNSVGRYFTIKKDFILNKRVEMLN; encoded by the coding sequence ATGAGCCAAAAAATCCCCTACATCCGAGTTGGAACCACCTATTATAAAGTGATAGAAAAGCCATTAATTTCTGGCGATAAAACTTCAGTTTTGGTAAGATGGAATCGAGAAACAATTGTGTGCGATCACGGAAAAACATATGTGTCAAATGTGCCAAAATTTGATGGTTTCTGTTGCATTCCGGAGCATTTAAATTATCAACAAATCGTTCAAGGTTTCTATAATATTTACAATGAAATCCCATTTCATCCTTCATCTGAAACAGAAGATTTGAAATCTAAAATTCCATTTTCTTTGAATTTTGTAGCGCACATTTTCGGTGAACAACTGGAAATGGGTTTGGATTATTTGAAAATTCTCCTGCAATTTCCAACACAAATTCTACCTATTTTATGTTTGGTGTCAAAAGAACGAGCTACCGGAAAATCAACATTTATCAAATGGTTGAGAGAGATTTTCGGATTGAATATGACGTACATCAAAGGAGATTCATTTGGAAGTCAATTCAACAGCGATTGGGCAGCAATGTTGTTGGTGGCAATCGATGAAGTTTTTTTCGATAAAAAAGAAATCACGGAAAGATTGAAATATCTATCGACAACTAATAAAGATAAACTCGAAGCCAAAGGAAAAGACAGAGAAGAAATCGATTTTTTCGCCAAGTTTATTTTGTGTTCCAATAACGAAGAGAATTTTATTCAAATCGATGAAAACGAAATCCGATTTTGGATTTTGAAAATCAATCCGATCAAAATGGAAAACACTGAGTTTTTAAATAACCTCATTTCCGAAATCCCCTATTTTCTTCGGTTTTTAATTGAAAGACCATTTTCAACGGAAAAGAAAACAAGAATGTGGTTTTCTGCCGATGAGATCAGAACAAAAGCACTGCAGAAATTAGTTTTCAAAAACAACAATAAACTCGAATCTAAAATTATAGAATTGCTTTATGAGTTTTTTGAAAGCAACAATGATGAGGAAATTAATGTCGTTCCGCAAGACTTGCTGAATATGATGAATAGGATGTTTCGCCCAACTTACTGGACAAGAAATGATATTCGAAATCTTTTAAAAGAAACTTGGAAATTGAATCCACAAAATAATGGTTTGACTTACATCAGATACGACCTTGATTTTGCAGGAATATTTTACCAAAACAATTCAGTTGGTCGCTATTTCACCATAAAAAAGGATTTTATTCTTAATAAACGTGTTGAAATGTTGAATTGA
- a CDS encoding helix-turn-helix domain-containing protein: MDSNDISFENLPRAVAHLVSEIAEIKFLVERKEPPIIPVKRIPIDIAEACQIIGKAKPTVYTLVRKRLIPCYKNGKKLYFFEDELLDWISKGKKKTLQEIQSEAEASFRKNSRKANVDSNQNLQG, encoded by the coding sequence ATGGATAGTAATGACATTTCATTTGAAAACCTGCCACGAGCAGTCGCACATTTGGTTAGCGAAATAGCTGAAATTAAATTTCTGGTAGAAAGGAAAGAACCTCCGATAATTCCCGTAAAAAGAATTCCGATTGATATTGCAGAAGCTTGCCAAATTATAGGTAAAGCAAAACCTACGGTGTACACTCTTGTGCGGAAAAGATTGATTCCTTGTTATAAAAATGGCAAGAAACTCTACTTTTTTGAAGATGAACTATTGGATTGGATTTCGAAAGGAAAGAAAAAAACCTTACAAGAAATCCAATCTGAAGCGGAAGCAAGTTTCAGAAAAAATTCAAGAAAGGCAAATGTGGATTCTAACCAAAATCTACAAGGATGA
- a CDS encoding site-specific integrase, with protein MKELLKTKVTVRLRKSEFRKEWFIYLESYPVMIPGRDKVQRIREYLNRSVTTVDFDKKRPARTTQESVSYKPKRDDNGIIVCKSENDRETMFYADSMRKLRQREYDNIELYSELDKIQVEQKEKSQENFVGYFDRLVHKRHKNNSESIQINWYRSIEFLKDFGGEKIMFSQINTKFCEHFKSYLLTAKSGSNKEETISQNTASTYFSVFKAALKQAFIDGYFTTDISAKIKAIPHEESRREYLTLDELNTLVETPCELEVLKRAALFSALTGLRHSDIQKLTWNEISIENDQAKINFTQKKTKGVEYMPMSKQALQLCGEVGLPNDLIFKNLTNPAWISRPLKKWIESAGITKKITFHNFRHTFATLQLSSGTDIYTVSKMLGHTNVKTTQVYAKVVDEKKNKASTAIHLKNL; from the coding sequence ATGAAAGAGCTATTAAAAACCAAAGTTACCGTGCGATTGCGAAAATCCGAATTCCGAAAAGAATGGTTTATTTATTTGGAAAGTTATCCTGTGATGATTCCTGGTAGAGATAAAGTTCAAAGAATCCGGGAATATTTGAACCGAAGCGTCACAACCGTAGATTTTGATAAGAAAAGACCTGCAAGAACAACCCAAGAATCCGTTTCATATAAACCTAAAAGAGATGACAATGGTATTATCGTTTGCAAAAGCGAAAATGATCGGGAAACAATGTTCTATGCTGATTCTATGCGTAAATTACGTCAGAGAGAATATGATAATATAGAGCTTTACAGCGAACTCGACAAAATTCAAGTAGAACAAAAAGAAAAATCGCAGGAGAATTTTGTGGGATATTTTGATCGGTTAGTTCATAAAAGACATAAAAACAATTCCGAATCTATTCAAATAAATTGGTATCGTTCGATAGAATTTCTAAAAGATTTTGGAGGCGAAAAAATTATGTTTTCGCAGATCAACACAAAATTCTGTGAACACTTTAAATCATATTTGTTGACTGCGAAAAGTGGTAGCAATAAAGAAGAAACTATTTCTCAAAATACGGCTTCAACTTATTTTTCTGTTTTCAAAGCTGCATTAAAACAAGCTTTTATTGATGGATATTTTACGACTGACATTTCTGCCAAAATAAAAGCGATTCCGCACGAGGAATCAAGACGAGAATATTTAACACTTGATGAACTTAATACTTTAGTTGAAACGCCTTGCGAACTTGAAGTTCTTAAACGAGCAGCACTTTTTTCAGCCTTAACAGGTCTGCGACATTCCGATATTCAGAAACTAACGTGGAACGAGATAAGTATTGAAAACGATCAGGCAAAAATAAATTTTACTCAAAAAAAGACAAAAGGTGTAGAATATATGCCGATGTCTAAACAAGCATTACAGCTTTGTGGTGAAGTAGGTCTTCCAAATGATTTGATTTTTAAAAATCTAACTAATCCGGCTTGGATTTCCCGACCACTTAAGAAGTGGATTGAAAGTGCTGGAATTACTAAAAAAATAACTTTCCATAATTTTAGACACACTTTTGCAACACTTCAACTTTCGAGTGGAACTGATATTTACACAGTGAGTAAAATGCTAGGTCATACGAACGTAAAAACTACGCAGGTTTATGCAAAGGTTGTTGATGAAAAGAAAAATAAAGCTTCTACAGCTATTCATTTAAAAAACTTATAA
- a CDS encoding helix-turn-helix transcriptional regulator, producing MGFSNLRIPKLCEFCEKPFEAKKVTARFCSKYCSEKSGKRQKQLAKEMEARQTLLEKSVSKIAEIQTRPYISVSEAVTLFGISRDTIHRLIKSKKIPAINLGERLTRVSKIDIEQMFTAVEMPDQSKEIPEKPNFEVGNCYTISEISSKFYADPGTVTNLIKRNKIPTKKVGSFVYVPKNLIDKIFDGK from the coding sequence ATGGGCTTTAGTAATCTTAGAATACCAAAACTTTGCGAATTTTGTGAAAAACCATTTGAAGCGAAAAAAGTTACTGCTAGGTTTTGTAGTAAATATTGCTCAGAAAAGTCAGGAAAAAGACAGAAACAATTGGCTAAAGAAATGGAAGCGAGGCAAACGCTTTTAGAAAAGTCCGTTTCTAAAATTGCAGAGATACAAACTCGACCGTATATTTCCGTGAGTGAAGCAGTAACACTTTTTGGAATATCAAGAGATACTATTCACAGATTAATTAAAAGTAAAAAAATACCTGCCATCAATTTGGGAGAGCGACTTACTCGTGTAAGCAAAATCGATATAGAACAAATGTTTACGGCAGTTGAAATGCCAGATCAATCCAAGGAAATTCCTGAAAAACCCAATTTTGAAGTTGGTAATTGTTATACAATTTCCGAAATTAGTTCAAAATTCTACGCTGATCCAGGAACTGTAACAAACCTGATTAAAAGAAACAAAATTCCGACAAAGAAAGTTGGAAGTTTTGTGTATGTTCCTAAAAATTTAATTGATAAAATTTTTGACGGAAAATGA